In a genomic window of Pseudoalteromonas ulvae UL12:
- a CDS encoding substrate-binding periplasmic protein — protein sequence MKLWLLIPLLLCLHHFAIAEESPLFSQASINAREIIYPRPSRGEDLEKWYPLILLKSALDHSELRYWLRPTSSVMVQSRAIKELTHGDAITVTWTMTDKTREDELLPVRIPIYKGLYGWRLLITTQKKAEIYQTYNNVERFKKLIYLQGHDWPDSEILQDNDFNVTTAVSYEALFQMLLKGRGDVFPRSIIEVDWELSHRDDRNEFAVINHTALYYPTAMYFFFNKQDHTLANAVEKGLMAMHHNGEFERLFNRFFAKEIARADLNNKQIIELTNQQLPKLTPLDNSLFWFRPDQTLQQTSNPL from the coding sequence ATGAAACTGTGGTTACTCATTCCATTGCTGCTCTGCCTTCATCACTTTGCCATTGCAGAAGAGTCGCCTTTATTTAGCCAAGCGTCAATCAATGCCAGAGAAATTATCTACCCAAGGCCATCTCGTGGTGAAGATCTCGAAAAATGGTACCCTCTTATTTTGCTCAAAAGTGCATTAGATCACAGTGAATTGCGTTATTGGTTAAGGCCCACCTCATCCGTCATGGTGCAAAGTCGCGCAATCAAAGAGCTCACTCATGGTGATGCAATTACTGTGACATGGACGATGACCGATAAAACCCGTGAGGATGAATTACTACCTGTTCGGATCCCGATTTACAAAGGGCTTTACGGTTGGCGTTTATTAATAACCACTCAGAAAAAAGCTGAAATCTACCAGACATACAACAATGTTGAACGGTTTAAAAAACTGATTTATTTACAAGGCCATGATTGGCCCGACAGCGAAATTTTACAAGATAATGACTTTAACGTAACGACGGCTGTGAGCTATGAAGCATTGTTTCAAATGCTGCTCAAAGGCAGAGGGGATGTCTTTCCACGCAGTATTATCGAAGTGGATTGGGAGTTAAGTCACCGCGATGATCGCAATGAATTTGCCGTAATCAATCATACAGCTTTGTATTACCCCACTGCAATGTATTTCTTTTTTAACAAACAAGATCACACATTAGCAAATGCTGTCGAAAAAGGCTTAATGGCGATGCATCACAACGGTGAATTTGAACGCTTATTTAACCGTTTTTTTGCCAAAGAAATCGCCCGAGCAGACTTAAACAACAAACAAATTATTGAACTAACCAATCAGCAACTCCCCAAACTCACCCCGCTGGACAACTCTTTGTTTTGGTTTCGACCTGATCAAACGCTTCAACAAACCTCAAATCCTTTATAA
- a CDS encoding acylphosphatase — translation MSVKTFRVIVSGKVQGVSYRATAKQYAIEHGIQGYAKNLLHGEVEIEATGTESQLVNFAQFLEQGPPHAHVETVAWDYVQLKDYKGFEVC, via the coding sequence ATGTCAGTCAAAACATTCAGAGTAATTGTCAGTGGTAAAGTGCAAGGGGTGTCTTATCGTGCAACGGCGAAGCAATATGCAATTGAGCATGGCATTCAAGGCTATGCAAAAAACTTGCTGCATGGTGAAGTCGAAATTGAAGCGACGGGCACTGAATCACAGTTGGTTAATTTTGCGCAATTCCTTGAGCAAGGTCCACCTCATGCTCATGTTGAAACAGTTGCTTGGGATTATGTGCAATTAAAAGATTATAAAGGATTTGAGGTTTGTTGA
- a CDS encoding TonB-dependent receptor, with translation MKKTPISLALAATAPFITSTSFAAAQTSLDAIEKIQVTGSRINRTDMETASPITVISADFISQNGYTSVEEILSTQPAAAGMNLGSTSNNGSGGSATVNLRGMGTNRTLVLLNGRRMVASGTGADSSVDLNTIPVAMIKNIEILKDGASAVYGSDAIAGVINIITKKDFVGTDISADLSQAGAGDGTSGGASLLHGVDLAGGNLVVGLQYSERGEIIQSDRDHVEPGCSSFVPGGSLGGQVPDGEGGFKPRDTCYDYTKDSYAQTPNQLFSAFTSFSKELDSDTILNADAMYTRRDSNQQMAPQPANIDLNTAKLDEKYTEQFKNDDGTLPDELNYRRRMTDAGPRIYEQTTDTYRLSLGLTGELESSTSWDVSMTYGRNDAVDKVQNSIHAGNMEKSIYNHQDLWFSGNNIDQSFLVDQNIIYTEENKGGNEQFIMAAGLSGLTDSDLGYAVGVENRFESGFYTPDAVTQAGESTAAQQDPTSGNYSVQSVYGEISLPLSDELAVEAATRFDNYSTFGSATTWKLGATYRFSDTFMVRSVAATGFRAPNVAELYGGNSGSFDYLDDPWGNAPDPQILVNYTGDENLQPEESESFTLGAVWEVTDGLSTTIDYWSFDITNAISRLNVQNQMNQCFAGNQLACDAINITAEGDLSNMTSTLTNIGSQKTSGIDWNISYRHDVVKVSLDTTYLLGFEEDGISYEGTIDGNMGGYSKLKANLAVDYSVSDDLSLYYNAQYIQGMDGENYGDTYSTDDVVYHSVSASYNINDQWKINSGIKNLLDTDPEYVPDGNDMNTIPSLYDVVGRTFYLSTNYRF, from the coding sequence ATGAAAAAAACGCCCATTAGCTTAGCGCTTGCTGCCACTGCGCCTTTTATAACTTCAACCAGTTTTGCAGCTGCTCAAACATCTTTAGATGCGATAGAGAAAATTCAAGTAACAGGCTCGCGGATTAACCGCACCGATATGGAAACAGCCAGCCCAATCACAGTTATTTCTGCTGACTTTATTTCGCAAAATGGCTACACCTCAGTAGAAGAAATCTTATCAACACAGCCTGCCGCAGCTGGCATGAATTTAGGATCCACCTCGAACAATGGCTCGGGAGGCTCGGCCACCGTTAATTTACGTGGCATGGGCACAAACCGCACGTTAGTGCTGTTAAATGGCCGCAGAATGGTTGCATCTGGCACCGGCGCTGACTCATCCGTCGATTTAAACACCATTCCGGTTGCGATGATTAAAAATATCGAAATTCTCAAAGATGGCGCCTCGGCTGTATATGGCTCAGACGCCATCGCGGGTGTGATTAATATCATTACTAAAAAAGATTTTGTTGGTACTGACATATCTGCCGATCTGAGCCAAGCGGGTGCGGGAGATGGCACCAGTGGCGGCGCGAGTCTACTACATGGTGTTGATTTAGCTGGCGGCAATTTAGTTGTCGGACTTCAATACTCCGAGCGCGGCGAAATCATCCAATCAGATCGTGATCATGTTGAACCCGGTTGCTCATCTTTTGTTCCGGGCGGATCACTCGGTGGTCAAGTTCCTGATGGCGAAGGTGGTTTTAAGCCTCGTGATACTTGCTATGATTACACCAAAGATAGCTATGCACAAACCCCTAACCAATTATTCAGTGCATTCACCAGCTTTAGTAAAGAACTCGATTCAGACACAATTTTAAATGCCGATGCCATGTACACCCGCCGTGATTCAAATCAACAAATGGCCCCACAGCCTGCCAATATTGATTTAAACACCGCAAAACTCGATGAAAAGTACACTGAGCAATTCAAAAATGACGATGGTACCCTGCCTGATGAGCTTAATTATCGTCGCCGTATGACGGATGCGGGCCCTCGTATTTATGAACAAACAACCGATACTTATCGCCTATCGTTAGGTTTAACCGGTGAGTTAGAATCCAGCACCTCATGGGATGTGTCGATGACCTATGGTCGTAATGACGCAGTCGACAAAGTACAAAATTCTATCCACGCTGGTAACATGGAAAAAAGTATTTATAACCACCAAGACTTATGGTTTAGCGGCAATAACATTGACCAAAGTTTCTTAGTGGACCAAAACATTATTTACACCGAAGAAAATAAAGGAGGCAATGAACAATTCATTATGGCGGCAGGTTTGAGTGGTTTAACAGATTCCGATCTGGGTTACGCGGTTGGAGTCGAAAACCGTTTTGAAAGTGGTTTTTATACTCCAGATGCAGTAACACAAGCAGGCGAAAGTACCGCAGCGCAACAAGATCCCACGTCAGGAAATTACTCAGTACAATCAGTGTATGGTGAAATATCATTGCCGCTGAGCGATGAACTCGCCGTTGAAGCTGCGACCCGCTTTGATAACTACTCGACCTTTGGTAGCGCGACCACCTGGAAACTCGGCGCGACGTATCGCTTTAGTGATACTTTCATGGTGCGCTCTGTTGCAGCAACAGGCTTTAGAGCACCAAATGTGGCTGAGCTTTATGGTGGTAACTCAGGCTCGTTTGATTACTTAGACGATCCATGGGGAAATGCACCGGATCCCCAAATTCTGGTCAACTACACCGGCGATGAAAACCTGCAACCAGAAGAAAGTGAATCATTCACCTTAGGCGCTGTTTGGGAAGTCACTGACGGATTATCAACAACAATTGACTACTGGTCATTTGATATTACCAATGCAATCAGCCGCTTAAATGTACAAAATCAAATGAACCAATGCTTTGCTGGCAACCAATTAGCCTGCGATGCCATTAATATTACTGCTGAGGGCGATTTATCAAACATGACCTCGACTCTCACTAATATTGGTTCTCAAAAAACATCAGGTATTGATTGGAATATTAGCTATCGACATGACGTAGTGAAAGTGTCCCTTGATACCACTTATTTACTTGGTTTTGAAGAAGACGGCATTAGTTACGAAGGCACGATTGATGGCAACATGGGTGGTTATTCTAAGCTTAAGGCCAATCTCGCTGTTGATTACAGTGTCAGCGATGATTTAAGTCTCTATTATAACGCACAATATATTCAAGGTATGGATGGTGAAAATTATGGCGATACCTACTCAACAGATGATGTGGTTTACCATAGTGTCAGTGCGTCATATAACATCAATGATCAATGGAAAATCAATAGCGGGATCAAAAACTTACTCGATACTGATCCTGAATATGTGCCTGATGGCAATGACATGAATACGATCCCAAGCTTATACGATGTGGTCGGACGCACTTTTTATCTCAGTACCAATTATCGTTTTTAA
- a CDS encoding energy transducer TonB — MQKTMLISILVFSTSLFANTQYADIQVTQISPVPEQAIWQRSTHVSPKYPVKLAMNGVVCCAVYNVAISEQGKTQAIKLISQVSTKNSLAKEGRKIIKKFAWQPQPDQIAKASEQVIRLDFCMGGDSLEASEARCKQQTQFSCQKDTNS; from the coding sequence ATGCAAAAAACAATGCTAATCAGCATTTTAGTCTTTTCTACTTCGCTATTTGCCAATACCCAATATGCCGATATTCAAGTAACCCAAATCTCGCCAGTACCTGAGCAGGCTATTTGGCAACGTAGCACTCACGTCAGTCCCAAATACCCAGTTAAGCTTGCGATGAATGGCGTTGTCTGCTGTGCCGTTTACAATGTTGCTATTTCTGAGCAAGGCAAAACTCAAGCCATAAAGTTAATAAGCCAAGTCTCAACTAAAAACTCCCTTGCTAAAGAAGGTCGAAAAATAATCAAAAAGTTTGCTTGGCAACCCCAACCTGATCAGATTGCAAAAGCCAGCGAACAAGTGATTCGGCTCGATTTTTGTATGGGTGGAGACTCCCTCGAAGCCAGCGAAGCACGCTGTAAACAACAAACGCAGTTTAGTTGCCAGAAAGACACCAACAGTTAA
- the yjjG gene encoding pyrimidine 5'-nucleotidase encodes MHYTWVLFDADETLFHFDAFRGLQLVFKHYDVEFSAADFEHYQLTNKPLWQQFQLGQITANDLQTQRFSYWGKRLGVAPIELNQRFLQAMATITTLIDGVEPLLAYLRDKVKLGIVTNGFTALQGIRLAQLGLTDTFDIVVSSEQAGVAKPDPAIFHYALSQMGQVQPSQILMVGDNFIPDIHGGQNVGFDTCWFNPQRQTRPDNTEPATYTIENMATLQHILSL; translated from the coding sequence TTGCACTATACGTGGGTACTCTTTGACGCTGATGAAACCTTATTTCATTTTGATGCTTTTCGCGGTTTGCAGCTGGTTTTCAAACATTACGATGTTGAATTTTCTGCAGCCGATTTCGAACATTACCAACTCACCAATAAACCGCTGTGGCAGCAATTTCAACTTGGCCAAATAACCGCGAACGACCTTCAAACCCAACGCTTTTCGTATTGGGGCAAGCGATTAGGCGTCGCGCCGATTGAACTAAACCAACGTTTTTTACAAGCAATGGCCACCATCACAACACTTATTGACGGAGTTGAACCGTTATTGGCTTATTTACGCGACAAAGTAAAGCTTGGGATTGTTACCAATGGATTTACGGCCCTACAGGGGATCCGCCTAGCGCAATTGGGCTTAACTGACACTTTTGATATTGTCGTTTCATCAGAGCAAGCTGGGGTGGCTAAACCCGATCCCGCTATTTTCCATTATGCGTTATCGCAAATGGGCCAAGTGCAGCCTAGCCAAATATTAATGGTCGGAGATAATTTTATTCCTGATATTCATGGTGGACAAAATGTGGGCTTTGATACGTGCTGGTTCAACCCGCAGCGGCAAACGCGCCCAGACAATACTGAGCCTGCGACGTACACCATCGAAAATATGGCGACTTTACAGCACATTTTATCACTTTAG
- the yjjX gene encoding inosine/xanthosine triphosphatase — MKKTLSILVGSMNPVKINAVHTAFSQAFPDCDCHCQGIHAPSKVAEQPMTEQETLDGAINRVKFCQQTPADFYVAIEGGVDHFSYGPATFAFIVIASQHQQSIGRSANLPLPNSIYQALQAGQELGPLMDSLFNTDNIKQKGGAISLLTNGLASRESNYHNAMILALAPFINQAHYS, encoded by the coding sequence ATGAAAAAAACGCTTTCAATATTAGTGGGTTCAATGAACCCGGTCAAAATCAATGCTGTCCATACAGCATTCTCGCAGGCATTTCCTGATTGTGATTGTCACTGCCAAGGTATCCACGCGCCGTCAAAAGTGGCAGAGCAACCTATGACAGAGCAAGAAACATTAGATGGGGCGATTAATCGCGTAAAATTCTGTCAACAAACGCCCGCTGACTTTTATGTGGCAATTGAAGGGGGAGTCGATCACTTTAGTTATGGACCTGCCACCTTTGCATTCATTGTGATTGCTTCTCAACATCAACAATCGATTGGCCGAAGTGCCAACTTACCCTTGCCAAACTCTATTTATCAAGCACTTCAAGCAGGGCAAGAATTGGGGCCTTTAATGGATTCTTTATTTAATACCGACAATATTAAACAAAAAGGTGGGGCTATCTCATTGCTGACTAATGGTTTAGCCAGCCGCGAGAGTAATTATCACAATGCGATGATTTTGGCATTGGCACCTTTTATTAATCAAGCCCACTATTCATAA
- a CDS encoding serine hydrolase domain-containing protein, whose protein sequence is MIKNKKLRNWVRAALGVSTLASLFFVPWILVWAWLLPLPATMQGQVDQAIAHGFDGMVVYVEQKGEPARFYTAGVRDRAQNIPADANGLFKIASIGKLYHAVAITQLVYEKQLSLTATLGDYFPELISRIEHAEHISLKNMVQHRSGIPNYTNYPNYWGNPALTYQGKLDLALDLPASFKPDQGYEYSNTNYLLLSELIRRTTGLTSQQYIKQHILQPLGLYHTFGSLRDVDLNDVMGGYYVGYQEDIKGNDYGSMLATVADVGVFLRALNDGSVFREGEQALYSSLYVYDHGGLLPGFQSQASYYKDIDTVVVQVINTTNLDGYDWNLSQIIHHRIYTILVRQSKK, encoded by the coding sequence ATGATAAAAAATAAAAAACTACGTAATTGGGTTAGAGCGGCATTGGGTGTGTCAACACTGGCCTCGTTATTCTTTGTACCTTGGATTTTAGTTTGGGCGTGGCTATTACCTTTGCCAGCGACGATGCAAGGGCAAGTCGATCAAGCGATAGCGCACGGCTTTGATGGCATGGTTGTGTATGTCGAGCAAAAAGGTGAGCCCGCGAGGTTCTATACCGCAGGTGTGCGGGATAGGGCGCAGAACATACCGGCTGATGCTAATGGGTTATTTAAAATAGCCAGTATTGGCAAACTGTATCACGCGGTTGCGATTACGCAGTTAGTGTATGAAAAACAGCTTTCGTTGACGGCTACCCTCGGTGATTATTTCCCGGAATTAATAAGCCGGATTGAACATGCAGAGCATATTTCTCTTAAAAATATGGTGCAACACCGCAGTGGTATTCCTAATTACACAAATTATCCTAATTACTGGGGCAACCCCGCTTTGACTTATCAAGGCAAATTAGATCTTGCACTGGATTTACCTGCTAGTTTTAAGCCGGATCAGGGCTATGAGTATTCCAATACTAATTATTTACTGTTGTCAGAGCTGATCCGTCGCACCACAGGTTTGACTTCACAACAGTATATAAAACAACATATTTTACAACCTTTAGGGCTTTACCATACCTTTGGCTCGTTACGTGATGTTGATTTAAACGACGTGATGGGCGGCTATTATGTTGGTTACCAAGAAGACATTAAAGGCAATGATTATGGCTCAATGCTCGCAACTGTGGCAGATGTCGGTGTCTTTTTACGGGCTCTCAACGATGGCAGTGTGTTTCGTGAGGGCGAGCAAGCACTTTATAGCTCATTGTATGTGTATGATCATGGCGGATTATTACCCGGCTTTCAAAGCCAAGCCAGCTACTACAAAGATATCGACACTGTGGTGGTACAAGTTATCAATACTACTAATCTCGATGGATACGATTGGAATTTATCACAAATTATCCATCATCGGATTTATACAATTCTTGTGCGTCAGTCTAAAAAGTAG
- a CDS encoding S46 family peptidase: protein MRLKPLVATLALALSGNVLADEGMWQPHQLPELESILKAKGLEIDAKSISKLTEFPMNAVISLGGCTASFVSPKGLVVTNHHCAYGSIQYNSTPENNILQNGFLAKTPAEDLPAAPGSRVYVTETVTDVTDKVLKGTKKLKAKARYDALEKNEKALVAECESDKNYRCNVYSFHGGLEFYLIKSLEIKDVRLAYTPAMGVGKYGGDIDNWMWPRHTGDFAFYRAYVGKDGKPAEFSQDNVPYEPASHLSVSAKGVQEGDFVMVTGYPGRTNRYRIAAEVDYVFNTAYPKSREHNSKYVSLIEENSEDGSQARIAYESTIAGYNNYIKNYGSMIESFNKGTMFERKKQFEQDLSAWINSDRKRKKQYGKVLNELSALVAESQQHNERDRMVGYVHRSQMISTARRLYRLAYENQKPNEERESGYQERDMPRFEAGLKRMTRRFDANVDKAILLHFLELYAALPQNERYSEIDIAFNLKNGFNKADAQTLLDDMYAKSTLADETARVDFYGQTLEQLKASDDPFLRYADAIFAVMKAEEDKEKALAGKLQSARPELMEAIIAYNQSINKPVYADANSTLRVTYGTVGGYSPQDGLVATPFTSLEGLLAKNTDVEPFDAPKKQQELIKAKLFGDYTGGMNTVPVNFLSNVDTTGGNSGSPTLNGKAELVGLLFDGVYESIIGDWDYNPVYNRSIHVDSRYMLWVMDKVDNAQNLLDEMKIVK, encoded by the coding sequence ATGCGTTTAAAACCTCTTGTTGCCACTTTAGCCCTGGCGCTATCGGGCAATGTCCTTGCTGATGAAGGCATGTGGCAGCCACACCAACTTCCAGAACTTGAATCAATTTTAAAAGCTAAAGGCCTCGAAATTGATGCAAAATCAATTTCTAAACTGACAGAGTTCCCAATGAATGCGGTCATCAGCCTTGGTGGCTGTACTGCATCGTTTGTATCGCCAAAAGGCCTAGTAGTCACCAACCATCACTGTGCCTATGGCTCGATTCAATATAACTCCACTCCTGAAAACAACATTCTGCAAAATGGCTTTTTAGCTAAAACGCCTGCCGAAGACTTACCAGCGGCACCCGGTTCTCGTGTGTATGTCACCGAAACCGTTACTGATGTCACAGACAAAGTGTTAAAAGGCACTAAAAAACTGAAAGCTAAAGCCCGTTACGATGCGCTCGAAAAAAACGAAAAAGCCTTAGTAGCTGAGTGTGAATCCGATAAAAACTATCGTTGTAATGTCTATTCATTCCACGGTGGTCTTGAGTTTTACTTAATCAAATCTCTTGAAATTAAAGACGTTCGTCTTGCGTACACCCCTGCAATGGGTGTCGGTAAATACGGCGGTGATATCGATAACTGGATGTGGCCGCGCCATACGGGTGATTTTGCCTTTTACCGCGCTTATGTCGGTAAAGACGGTAAGCCTGCTGAGTTTAGCCAAGACAATGTACCGTACGAGCCCGCTTCGCATTTAAGTGTCAGTGCAAAAGGCGTGCAAGAAGGTGACTTTGTGATGGTAACCGGTTATCCGGGGCGCACAAACCGCTATCGCATTGCCGCTGAAGTGGATTATGTGTTCAATACAGCTTACCCCAAATCTCGCGAGCATAATTCTAAATATGTTTCTTTGATTGAAGAAAACTCAGAAGATGGCAGCCAAGCGCGTATAGCCTATGAAAGTACGATTGCAGGCTATAACAATTACATCAAAAATTATGGCTCAATGATCGAAAGCTTTAATAAAGGCACAATGTTTGAACGTAAAAAACAGTTTGAACAAGATTTAAGTGCTTGGATCAACAGCGATCGTAAACGTAAAAAACAGTATGGCAAAGTACTCAACGAGTTATCTGCGTTAGTGGCTGAATCACAACAACATAACGAACGTGATCGCATGGTGGGCTATGTTCATCGCTCGCAAATGATTTCAACCGCGCGACGTTTATATCGTTTAGCGTATGAAAACCAAAAACCAAATGAAGAGCGTGAATCAGGTTATCAAGAACGTGATATGCCTCGCTTTGAGGCTGGCTTAAAACGTATGACACGTCGTTTTGATGCGAATGTCGATAAGGCAATCTTATTGCACTTCTTAGAGCTTTACGCTGCATTACCGCAAAATGAGCGCTACAGTGAAATCGATATTGCCTTTAATCTAAAAAATGGCTTTAACAAAGCAGATGCTCAAACGTTACTTGATGATATGTATGCTAAATCAACGCTTGCAGATGAAACTGCACGTGTAGATTTTTACGGTCAAACACTGGAGCAATTAAAAGCCAGCGATGATCCGTTCCTTCGTTACGCCGACGCTATTTTTGCAGTAATGAAAGCTGAAGAAGACAAAGAAAAAGCCTTAGCGGGTAAACTGCAATCAGCTCGTCCTGAATTGATGGAAGCAATCATTGCTTACAATCAATCAATTAACAAACCAGTTTATGCTGATGCAAACAGCACTTTACGTGTTACTTACGGCACGGTCGGTGGGTATTCGCCACAAGATGGTTTAGTGGCGACACCATTTACATCATTAGAAGGGTTACTGGCCAAAAATACGGATGTTGAACCATTCGATGCCCCGAAAAAACAGCAAGAACTAATCAAAGCGAAGTTATTTGGTGACTACACAGGCGGTATGAATACCGTACCAGTGAATTTCTTATCGAATGTTGATACAACAGGCGGTAACTCAGGTTCACCCACATTAAACGGCAAAGCTGAATTAGTCGGTTTACTGTTTGATGGTGTGTACGAAAGCATCATTGGGGATTGGGATTATAACCCAGTCTATAACCGCTCTATCCACGTTGATTCACGCTACATGCTGTGGGTGATGGATAAGGTTGATAATGCCCAAAACTTGTTAGACGAAATGAAAATCGTAAAATAA